The following proteins come from a genomic window of Candidatus Latescibacterota bacterium:
- the flgM gene encoding flagellar biosynthesis anti-sigma factor FlgM, translating to MKINNIRQGKVNDPSASRDAEKNRESAARTGPGQGTGSSTKEASEVSETSRLVSRARIEAEKTGDVRADRVAEVKQRLADGYYDSDEVRESIASRLAAHLKQIMDR from the coding sequence ATGAAGATAAACAACATAAGACAAGGCAAGGTAAACGACCCGTCCGCCAGCAGGGACGCGGAGAAGAACAGGGAATCCGCTGCCAGAACGGGACCGGGTCAGGGTACCGGTAGTTCCACGAAAGAGGCCAGTGAGGTCTCCGAGACCAGCCGCCTTGTTTCCAGAGCTCGCATAGAAGCTGAAAAGACCGGTGATGTCAGGGCCGACCGGGTGGCAGAAGTGAAGCAGCGTCTGGCTGATGGATACTACGATTCCGATGAAGTCAGGGAAAGTATCGCCAGTCGGCTTGCAGCTCATCTGAAGCAGATAATGGACCGGTGA
- the flgC gene encoding flagellar basal body rod protein FlgC has translation MQGTGLFRTMNISASGLSVQRMKLDVIAENLANIETTRTRDGGPYKRKTVSITPVKEKGISSRGINGPFESLLDQSSRIDISSTGRSMYYRPEGRIVEDENTPYTLKYDPGHPDANTDGVVTMPNVNVIDEMVDMITATRAYEANVTAIQAAKDMFLKAIEI, from the coding sequence ATGCAGGGTACAGGGTTGTTCAGGACGATGAACATCAGCGCTTCGGGACTGTCAGTACAGAGGATGAAGCTGGATGTCATAGCGGAGAACCTGGCGAATATCGAGACGACAAGAACCAGGGATGGAGGGCCATACAAGAGAAAGACAGTATCGATCACTCCGGTGAAGGAGAAAGGCATCTCCTCTCGGGGCATCAATGGTCCTTTCGAATCGTTGCTCGACCAGTCCAGCCGGATCGATATCTCTTCTACCGGAAGATCGATGTATTACAGGCCGGAAGGCAGGATAGTGGAAGACGAGAACACGCCCTATACGCTCAAATACGATCCAGGCCATCCAGATGCTAACACCGATGGTGTAGTGACTATGCCAAATGTAAACGTAATAGACGAGATGGTCGATATGATCACCGCGACAAGGGCATACGAGGCGAATGTGACCGCTATCCAGGCGGCCAAGGACATGTTCCTCAAAGCGATCGAGATATAG
- the fliE gene encoding flagellar hook-basal body complex protein FliE: MKIRPVSAAVIRQAYGSEKTPGKTGFGEMLSKMISDTDTLQSKASSVVSAAVGGQPVEAHNVMLAAEEARLAFDLMLEVRNKIMEAYRELMQMRM; encoded by the coding sequence ATGAAGATCAGACCTGTATCGGCCGCAGTCATACGCCAGGCTTACGGCTCCGAAAAAACACCGGGCAAGACCGGGTTCGGGGAGATGCTGAGCAAGATGATAAGCGATACCGATACATTACAGTCGAAGGCTTCGAGCGTGGTCAGCGCGGCTGTCGGCGGCCAGCCGGTAGAGGCGCATAATGTCATGCTGGCGGCTGAGGAAGCCAGACTTGCCTTCGACCTGATGCTCGAAGTGAGAAACAAGATCATGGAAGCATATCGTGAATTGATGCAGATGAGGATG
- a CDS encoding flagellar protein FliS gives MVITLERRMEAPVDAVNRYTKTSIESADQLTLLTMLYDGLLRFLGIAREKLLKEENAHEPCIRARDIAHHLLHSTIDDGSEISTNTRSLCFHIYREIITADMEKSADRIEQIIPVAKSLRNGWAGLKEKERNNSGER, from the coding sequence ATGGTCATTACTCTGGAAAGGCGGATGGAGGCCCCGGTCGATGCGGTCAACAGATACACAAAGACCAGTATCGAGAGCGCTGATCAGCTGACATTGCTGACTATGCTCTACGACGGGCTATTGAGATTTCTGGGCATCGCCAGGGAAAAATTGCTCAAGGAGGAGAACGCGCATGAACCTTGCATCCGAGCCAGGGATATAGCTCATCATCTGCTTCATTCCACGATCGATGATGGGAGTGAGATATCGACAAATACAAGGTCCTTATGCTTCCATATATACAGGGAGATCATAACAGCCGATATGGAAAAATCTGCCGACCGGATAGAACAGATCATCCCGGTCGCCAAAAGTCTTCGTAATGGATGGGCCGGATTGAAGGAAAAGGAAAGGAACAATTCTGGTGAAAGATAA
- the flgB gene encoding flagellar basal body rod protein FlgB codes for MMIGKYILPRVGIRKLGSALDAYSLRLRITAENVANVNTPGYSSRHVTFEDNLRKASKNRLKLFEVRQPPGSIPLRTTGNSPIEIKETGSGYFNGINDVDMEKEMTDLAKTSLTYSLVAKLTRGKFDVLKSAISGKIR; via the coding sequence ATGATGATAGGCAAGTATATACTTCCCAGGGTAGGGATCAGGAAACTCGGGAGCGCACTGGACGCGTATTCACTTCGGTTACGGATCACCGCGGAGAATGTAGCGAACGTGAACACTCCCGGATACAGTTCGAGACACGTCACGTTCGAGGACAATCTGAGGAAGGCGAGTAAAAACAGGCTCAAACTGTTTGAAGTGAGACAGCCTCCCGGTAGTATTCCCCTCAGGACCACCGGGAATTCTCCCATCGAGATAAAAGAGACAGGATCGGGATATTTTAACGGAATAAACGATGTAGATATGGAAAAAGAGATGACAGATCTGGCAAAGACATCCCTTACATACAGTTTGGTCGCCAAACTGACCAGAGGGAAGTTTGATGTCCTGAAATCAGCGATATCCGGAAAGATCAGGTAG